The window CTTAAGGCCAGAAAAGAGACCGGCGATATTCTGCGCCAGAGTCACGTCCCGATAACAGAATTACGCGCAGGGGTCATTGTCGGACCGGGCTCAGCAGCCTTCGAAATCATGCGTGACTTCGTCTATAACCTGCCAGTGCTGATCGCACCCAAATGGGTCGACTCCAAAGCCAACCCGATTGCTTTAGAAAATCTGAATCACTATCTGCTCAAACTGGCACAGGAAACGCCTTCTGAACATCAGATACTGGAAGCCGGCGGACCGGATACACTCTCTTATCGCGACCAGTTCAGAATCATCTGTCAGCTGACGGGCAAACCTTTTCGGCTCTGGTCAACCCGTATGCTGACACCAGCCATGGCATCCTACTGGCTTGGCCTGGTCACCTCAGTGCCATCAAGTATTGGCCGGGCCTTATTAGCCGGACTGGAACATGATTACGTCACCGATTCCGACACGATTCGCACTCGTTATCCGCAGCCGTTAATCAGCTACTATGACGCAGCAAAATCCACCATCGAACAGGAAGGCACGTTTCGTGCGCAGCAACGTCTGGGGATTCGACCCCGCCGCTTTACAGCGCTGGCAAGCCGGCTACGGCTATTATCCTAAATGTGCCGGAGCCACTATAAGGACACACGCCTCTGCTGAAGCCTTGTGGCAGGTGGCACAGCAGATCGGTAGCCGGGAAAAGGGCTATTTCTTTGCCAATATTCTGTGGCGCACCCGCGAGTGGCTGGATTTTCTGGTCGGTGGCGGCAAACCCATCCGGGTATCTCCTCCCGGCCCGGATCTTAAGGTGGGTGATTTTATCGACTCCTGGAAAGTGATTCGGATCGAAAACCAGCACTTCCTCTCTCTGTTATTTGGCATGAAAGGCCCGGGGCTTGGCCGACTGGAAGTAACGATTAAAGATCACGGTGACGTACGGGAGCTGAATATTGCCGCCTGGTGGCATCCAAAAGGGTTCGCAGGATTACTTTACTGGTTTGCCATGATGCCGGCCCACCTGTTTATTTTTAACGGCATGGTGAAAGCAATCCGCCAATTGGCGGAACAAGACGAATAACCCCGAAGGGTCACAACGAAGTCCGGGGAAATCGTCACCCGAACTGCGAAGATTAGATAACCGACAGCACCAATCCACAGGTGTAATGGCTTTCGCCCGGACTAAAGAGTCACTGCGCGGGTGCCAGGTTATTGTTGGGTACTGTCAGACTGCGCGGGTTGGGCAGATTGCTCAGGTTGAGGTAGCTTGTGAGCAATACCTGCGTGGCAATCTATGCATGACTGTCCCCGCTCTTCCATCATCTGATGACGGCGGGCTGTTGTACGCCCCTGATTGTCGAGATCCATCCGCTCTACCTGATGACAATAACGGCACTGTTTGGATTTATTGTCGATAAACTGCTGCGTCACGTGTTTCGCCAGACGCGGCCGATGCTCCGTTTCGAAATTATCTAATCTGATATCCCCCGCCAGTTTATGAAACACATCGGCAGTAGCGGTTATTTTTACCATTAATTTTGGTATCAGTTCACGTGGCACATGGCAATCGGCACAAGTGGCAGCAATCACCCCTTTGGTATTTTTATAATGGACCGACTGTTGATATTCCTCAACTATGGTATCCATGCCAATATGACACGAGAAACAGAAAGCATTATTATTGGTATAGTCCATTGCCCCATGATATGCACCAAGAGACACAACACCTAAAATAAATGCTAATATTCCGCCTAAAGGGATTCCAAGCAGCCATTTCGAATTAGGTTTTTTCCACCAGTTCATAGACACCGCCCGCTAAAAGCAATTTATTGCATACTCGCATAATACTCAGCCAAAGATAATAAATCCGCCTGAGAAAGGCTTTTAATTGCCTGATCCATTTTTTTATCTACGTAACGCTGGCCGTTATAAAACTGTTGCAAGGTTTTAATTAAATAACCTTTTTTCTGACCGGCTAAAACCGACGCTTCTTCCATAGGATCACTACCGCCCTGGATATGACAACTTTCGCAATTTTCGGCATGAACCACTTTACCCCGGGCAGCGAGCTCTGCATCGAATGCCTGCTGAGTTTCGAACAAAAGGCAACCCACTGTAGTGAGCGGCCAGTTGCTCAATTTCCTGCTCAGTGAGCGCATTTGCAATGGTAGCCATATCGCCTTGTTTACTGGTGTCACCGCTGACATGGTGCACTTTATCAGCCGGTCTCCCCTCCTGATAACTCAGCATTTGATCGATAAGATTAAACTCGGCAATACCGGCAATGGTCGGGATGTCTGTACTTTGTGAAACACCATCCTTGCCATGGCAGGCTTCACATTCAAAGCGCTGGATTAGATCACTGCCGGAAGCATATGAAACAACGCTAAAAGATGTACTGATGGCAATTAAAGGTAAGTGCAGCATTATTAACTTTAAATAGTTCAACATTTTTGCTCATCCTAAATTAGAGTAATAGATCCAATATTTATACACCAGGTTACAATCCCATGTTTATTAAGTGGAATAATTTAAAATTAATAAACAGCATCAGCCATCAAATAAATGACAAGATAAGAAACATATTTTATAAACATCGCCACCGCGCATTTCTAACTCGCCACTGCTGTTCTGCTACTTATCTATTGTGCTAAAAAATAGTCAGTAAGGATTCACAATGACAGTTAAAAAATGATTCAAATCGAGTTTTGTGATTATAGATTAAAATCCATAATAAAAATGTGGTGATGTATTTCTCTCTGTCTATACTTTTCTCAGGCATGGCTCAAGCAGCGTTAAAAACCACAGAAAATGATTATCAAGAAATCCAATAAAAATCATAATTTCCAGATAATTAAAATATATAAGTAGTTAACGATCATGTAAGTAATCAACAACCACATAAGCAATAAACATCCAGCACACAAGAAATCCGTTGCGCTGTTATTCCATTGGAGTAGGGATAAAGTTCAGGTGGGAGCACGACAATCACAATAAGAAAATCAGCAGTGCTATTCCTGGGGCTCAGCCTGTTACTGAGCGCCTGTGGGCCCGGCAGCAAAAATGATCAAAATCAGGCGCCACCTGACGTAACCGCCTTCAGTGTTAAAATCGATACACCGACACTGCTGACTGCAGAGAAACGGGACAGACACCAAACTGGTCGTCGACTTTCAAGTCACAGATGGCGCAGGGCGCCGTGTCACATTCGACAATAGCAAAGATTTTCGCATCGCAGTGCTGAAAGCGATGCCCGCCCGGATCGATACCGACGACAGCACCAGTGCCGCTTATGCCTACAACGGCCGTAACGGCAACACTTTCTGGAAGAGCTTTCATCACAGCAGCAATGCCAGCGATAACCGGGCACAAATGGAAAGTGTCTGGGACGGAGAACTTGTCCAGACAGCTCAAGGTTATCGTTACACCTTCGCTATTACGGATATTCTGAACGTTGCCGATCCCTACCCCACTGACTCTGCCGATAACGGCGGATTTATTGCGTGGGATGAGGATAAATTGCATCGCATTGTGATGGCCTATGGCGATCACAACCTCGGCTTCACTCAGGTTTTTGAATGGGTACCCGGCACCCGTTCAGACAATACGGTGTCCAGAAACGTGATTGAAAATGGTACCTGTGCCAACTGTCATATGAATGAGCCCCTTCATCACGGCCCCGGTTATCGCTCAATCGACAACAACATCGCTGTGTGTACCGCGTGCCATAACGACAGTAATCCGGCAGCGGCACCCCGCCGCCGTCCTTTGGCAGTGCTGGTTCATCAGTACCACGGTAATGTGTTTAAAATCGGCACCAGCAGCAGCGATCTGACCACCTACAAACAACCCGTTGATAGTAATGACCAATTGGTAACGGACATCGATGGATTGGTTATTGAAGGCAACCCTTTCCCGCAAGATACCCGCAACTGTACCACTTGCCACTCGGACAATACCACGCTTGCCTCAGATGCCAACAACTGGTTCGAACATCCGAGTCAGGTGGCCTGTGAAAGCTGCCACCTTTACCGGGATCGCGGCGCGCACAGTAATCAGGTCGGCACCAACTGGGTTCGTAACGGCGTCGCGCAAAACAGTTGTACCGGGTGCCATCGCCCGTACGACCTCGACAGTAACAACCAACCCATTATTGGCCAGGATGCCAGTCGCAGCGCTAAAACCGTCCACATGACTCGTTTACAAAACCTGGCTGTCGCAAGAGATTCACTCCGGATCACAATTGAACAGGCCCGTTTCATTAACAGTCAATTTGAAGTCGACGTCCGTATTGAAAAAGACGGCAGCGCGGTGAGTAGTCTGGATGATATTACCTCCTTCATTAATGAACATGGCCATCTCAATTTACTGCTCAACTGGGATAATGGCGACGGCCCGATGTTAGCCAATAACGGGCTGGATATGGCCGCAGACGGTAATCTGGGCGACGGTTGCATTGCCCAGGGAAGCGGCCTGTTTACCTGTCATAAAGATTTCAGCACTGCAACGCTCAAACCCGGGGCGCTCTCCAAACTGACGGTGAATTTGGCTGACATTCCGCTCTGTGGCGACAGAAGAAATGCCGTACTCAGCGACTGCAGCAACTTCACCGGGATAGATCTGCTGAAATACCCGTTTGTCATCGCGGCCAATAATAGCGCTTCTTCCTTTGATACAGGTGGTGTCAGCCTGACCCACAAACTGCCGGTGGCGGCGGATATCAACAGTTGCAATACCTGCCACCAAGAGTTAACGATTCATAAACTGGGTGACCATCCTCATGCGGCCACCGACTTCCAGCAGTGTAAAAACTGCCACAATTCTGAGCGGTCCGCATTCTATCCGGGTATGGCAGCGGATCTGAAATACCATGTGCACTCTTTCCATGCTTATGGCTCGGCAAGAGCGAGAGAGTCACGCTTTCCGGGAGCACTCAACAACTGTGAAGCTTGTCATACCAACAGCCAGTACAACCTGCCGGCGAGCGAAAACACTCGTCCTTCTCTGGCATCAGGACAGTATTTCAGCCCTGCGTTGGTTGCCTGCGGAGCCTGTCATCTGGAATCAGCACTAGCCAATGCTGATCCGGATAATGTCGCCGGAGATGCCATTCTGACGCATATGATCAATAACGGTGCTGTATTCGCTGCCGATAGTGCTGCAGCC is drawn from Vibrio sp. CDRSL-10 TSBA and contains these coding sequences:
- a CDS encoding c-type cytochrome — encoded protein: MLNYLKLIMLHLPLIAISTSFSVVSYASGSDLIQRFECEACHGKDGVSQSTDIPTIAGIAEFNLIDQMLSYQEGRPADKVHHVSGDTSKQGDMATIANALTEQEIEQLAAHYSGLPFVRNSAGIRCRARCPG
- a CDS encoding NapC/NirT family cytochrome c, whose protein sequence is MNWWKKPNSKWLLGIPLGGILAFILGVVSLGAYHGAMDYTNNNAFCFSCHIGMDTIVEEYQQSVHYKNTKGVIAATCADCHVPRELIPKLMVKITATADVFHKLAGDIRLDNFETEHRPRLAKHVTQQFIDNKSKQCRYCHQVERMDLDNQGRTTARRHQMMEERGQSCIDCHAGIAHKLPQPEQSAQPAQSDSTQQ